The DNA region GATCCAGGCCAGGCGGAAGCGGGAGGGGTGGATGCCGAACTGGGCCAGGGTGCGCTCCAGGAGGGGTACCCGGCGCAGGGTCTTGTAGTTGCCCTGCTGGTAGTGGCAGTCGCCGGGGTGGCAGCCGGCCACCAGGACGCCGTCCGCCCCGCAGGCGAACGCCTTGAGCACCATGGTGGGTTCCACGCGGCCCGAGCACATCACCCGCACGATGCGCAGGTTGGCCGGGTACTTCAGGCGGGAAACGCCG from Bacillota bacterium includes:
- a CDS encoding hydrogenase iron-sulfur subunit, with amino-acid sequence MTAAEFEPKILGFFCNWCSYAGADLAGVSRLKYPANLRIVRVMCSGRVEPTMVLKAFACGADGVLVAGCHPGDCHYQQGNYKTLRRVPLLERTLAQFGIHPSRFRLAWISANEGQKLVQVVTEMVEEIKKLGPFPGTRNRFPELPLAAGGEGGE